The Fervidibacillus albus genome contains a region encoding:
- a CDS encoding 3D domain-containing protein, whose product MEKVKKWLKRFVMTILLIFAILTTFQSVTGVNAQTIFFDEPHTVQDDLSTSRNNVLLHAFKQIGDQIKSLKEAFSPRKMISSSEEIEGEIPPLEEAFNWEQYPSYTVVATGYTAGYESTGKRPGDPSYGITYSGVKVKRDLYSTIAADLNVFPLGTVLFIPGYGFGVVADKGSAIKGNKIDLYFETVEDVYSQWGKKVVEVYVVEMGDGKVTNEQLEQLNENESMQVFRYQIEQMGKN is encoded by the coding sequence ATGGAAAAAGTGAAAAAATGGCTGAAACGGTTTGTCATGACCATTTTATTGATTTTCGCCATTTTAACAACCTTTCAATCGGTTACCGGTGTGAATGCCCAAACGATATTTTTCGATGAACCACATACTGTTCAAGATGACTTATCTACATCACGGAATAATGTTTTACTTCATGCTTTTAAACAAATAGGTGATCAAATCAAGTCGTTGAAGGAAGCCTTTTCGCCAAGAAAGATGATCTCTTCCAGTGAGGAAATTGAAGGAGAGATTCCGCCGTTGGAAGAGGCATTCAATTGGGAACAATATCCGAGTTATACAGTAGTAGCAACTGGTTATACAGCCGGATATGAATCGACTGGAAAAAGGCCGGGAGATCCATCCTATGGAATTACTTACTCTGGTGTGAAAGTAAAACGGGATTTGTATTCGACGATTGCTGCCGATTTGAATGTATTTCCCCTCGGTACAGTATTGTTTATTCCCGGATACGGTTTCGGAGTGGTAGCGGATAAAGGATCGGCAATTAAAGGGAATAAAATTGATCTGTATTTTGAAACCGTGGAAGATGTGTATAGCCAATGGGGGAAAAAAGTCGTTGAAGTGTACGTAGTTGAAATGGGGGACGGAAAAGTAACGAATGAACAGTTGGAACAATTGAATGAAAATGAATCGATGCAAGTGTTCCGTTATCAGATTGAACAAATGGGAAAAAATTAG